Genomic window (Macaca thibetana thibetana isolate TM-01 chromosome 6, ASM2454274v1, whole genome shotgun sequence):
gtttttgtcttttgggGGAGGGGAGTGTATAACTAAATGTTATAAATAACAATCCTAAAGAATCATGAACAGGAACAGGTTGTCAGGGGAGTGGTTTACcaatatcagatttttaaaagttcacttGCAGGATGCttcctattttctgtatttaatttaataatattattttaaaatgtgaatcaacttctttttttttttttttttttttgagacagtcttactctgtcgcccaggctggagtgcagtgacgcgatctaggttaactgcaacctccgcctcctgggtttaagcgattcttctgccttagccgcccgagtagctaggactagaggcacacgccactatgcccagctaatttttgcatttttagtagagacaaggtttcaccatattggcctggctggtctggaactcctgacctcgtgatccacccacctcagcctcccaaagtgctgggattacaggcgtgagccactgcgcccagcccataaaTCCTTTTGTAAgcttaaaaaaacatttttattggttCTCCTGTATATTACtatgttttatactttaagtAAACAAGAATATACCCTATGAATACTGTACTCAATTTAAAGTAATCTACCATCAACCGCATTTTTATGTCAACTGCAAATTTAAATGTCAGTTTAATTAATGATAATGtctttagaaacattttaaaaattagaagcaCTCTCAAAAAGAGCCCAACTGAGCTCTGCAGAAGAAAAACTACTCAGTGAAGACTGAAATCAAAACCCTCTGGGACACTCTGGCATTCTCAGGCTGACAGGCTTCTAAGGATGTCAAGGTCTTGACCCACACTCTAGGTAGACACAAAATGGGTCATGCTCAGTCGCATCTCAGGACCCAATTTATGGCTATTTCCTTCAAATAGCAACCAGTCCCCAGATATGGACTTTTCAATAGATAGAACCAAaacatgaggaaaaaataaagatttgccACTTAAGATTTCCTCTATGAGGCGACGGTGCATAAACAAAGTCAAAGGTAGGAACAACCCAGGGACTCACCTTCCAAGGGATCCTTATTGAGTCCCAGTTGGCTAATGATGTACCTGGGAATGTCAGTTTTAATACCCTGTCCTTCTTTGGCATGGCCTTCTGCTGCTTCCAATAGGTAGTAAAATTCTTCCGGATCAAATTCCTAGCAGAAGACAAACACAGATGGATACTTCTTTGAGCCAAAATTGTCTGAGGTTTTATTACataaatcccattcacaataaaaCTGCTGGATATACATGGCTGTAAGTTACTTATGCAGAAAGGAGGCAAAtggattttaaaagtatgtaattCTCACTTCATATTTGAAGCCTATTCATATTCTAAGCCAACACATTTATGCACATGGTAACCCAAAGATAATGATCATTTCCAATTTGCTTGTAATGTAAATAGGAAGGTACTACGCTCCACTTAAGATCTCGCTCATCGGAAATGAACAGGTCTGATTTTTAATTGTGCCTTTCTGGCAAAGTTGTAAAATCTGGGAATTTCCATCCAGAAGATTTGAGATTCAATTTCTCTCTCCACTCAACCAGCAACAAAAGGAATGTTAGAATGCACTTACTCAAAAATGCTGCAGGAAACTCTCTTAATATAGAAGTATCCAaaaacattagaaagaaaaacttcaaagttACCATTTTTTTATTAGTTAACTATAAAATTAAGTTACCACTATTCACATaaagaccaagaaagaaaaatgggaaattaaAGCCTCTGTCTCTTATAAAACTTTGAGAATATATTTTCCTATCTATTTAATTTGTTGTGTATATGTGGCTGCCTGTTGCTTCTAGTGTGTAATAAATATCTTCAGGATCACCACACTCTAGATGGATGCTGTGATACTATCAAATGTATGTTTCGTCTTCATCCCTGTTTTCTGAAATACCACTCCTGAAAcccttggaatctccaaagtAATAAGTGGCTTTCTGTATTCTAGTGAGTTGACGGGTGGCTGGGCACTTCTGGGCAGCCTCTGGAAGAGGGCTGGTTGTCAGGGGAGCCTATCATATGATGAGAGGGTTGGGAGTTGCAGCTCCATCCTCACCTCCACTTCAGAGAGGAGCTGAAGGTTAAGTGAGTGGATCATGAATGGCCAATGATGTCATCAaacatgcctatgtaatgaagcttccataaaaacccaaaaggaccgCATTTGGGGAGCTTCCGGATAGCTGAACGTGTGGAGTTTTCTGGAAGGCAGTGCAGCCAGGGAGCTTTGCACTCCTTTCCTCATGCTTTACCCTATGCATCTCATCATCTGTagagtttttaatgtatttcataaTAAATTGGTCAACTTCAGTGTTTCCCTGAGTCCTGTGAACCACTCTAGCAAACTAATGAAACTCAGAGAGGGGGTCATAGGAACCTTGGTTTACAGCAAGACAGTGAGGGGCACAGGCAAACCACCTGGAGCTCGCGACTGACACTGGAAGTAGGGGCACTCTTGTGGAATTGACCCCTCAACcggtgggatctgatgctatctctgGGTAGACAGTGTTGGAAtggaattggaggacacccagctggcgTCTGCTGCAGaactgcttgcttgcttgttgtGTGGGGCTCCCACATAACTGGTGTCAGAATCATGTTGTGAGAGCACAGCAGGAGAAACCAAGTTTGGTTTTTCCTCTGTGCCCAAAGGGATGCCATGGATTTATGTGTTGTAGACAATTATGCTTATTGCCTAAGCCCAGTTATTAATTTCAGTTATATTTCCTGGATTTTTTCTGGAGTTtctaaatgtcattaaaaaaaaaaaaaaaaacttgctgtaAATGGAGTAAAGTTAAACCAATGTAAATACTCAGAGTCTTTTACATACACACCTACTACAATGACTGACAGAGCCTATAGGGATAAGATGATAGCTTGGGGGAAGCATCCCCTAATACTATGAAACTCCAGTTTCATCTAAGCTTTAAAGAGTACTTTGAAAGCAGCAATATTTCCAAGCTACTTCTAAGTTCACTTTTTTCTATCTTTGAGAAGCTAtactttttctcttctgattatGAGTGATTACTGTAAAAAGTTGATTTCCTCCTTTAAAGCAAGATCTGCTCTTAGCATATCTATTGTCcagaaaaacaagttttaatgCTAAATGAAACTTTCCCCTAAATTAAACAATTGTGGGAAGTACAAACATGTGGTCCGTAATTCAAAAGCTACAACAGGAGAGGCAGTAAAAAGTTAACTAACCCTTCTACCAGGATTTACCAGTCACCCAGTTCTCGCTGAAGTATccaagtttttttccttttagcctTCCAGAGACACTCAATGCCAAATGGTGTGTTTGATTCTATGATTCTAAGGGTCCTCACCATTGATAGAAAGCCCTTCCCTACACCTCCCAACTCCTTACCTTTCTCCTCAAGATTTTCCCTCTGTGTCTGACAAGGCACTAGTATATATTTTTGGTGCTGTGAATATTTcactattataaattattatggATGATAGTTAAAATAAGGGCAAGACCGAAGCACTGCAACCATATGTGTATtatgtaggtatgtatgtgtgtatttctgaAAAGCTGTATTGTATGTGGTGTTATAATTACTTTAATAGCCAGTGGAACTTAAAAGTGAGTTTTGATGTTATATTAGTAGAtccttaaaataattcttatgttCACAGCTTAATATTTGTTCACAGTTTTAACTGAAACCTCAAATCAAAAttccataaaacaaaaacttctcaACAGGAAAATGATCACTggccaaaaatatataattgtatttatttttaattttatttatttttactttttgagacagagtctcattctgtcgctcatgctggagtgcagtggcgtgatctcagctcactgcaacctccatctcctgggttcaagtaattctcctgcctcagcctcccaagtagctgggattacaggtgtgcgccaccacacctggctaatttttgtatttttagtagagacggagtgtcaccatgttggccaggctggtccggaactcctgacctcaggtgatctgcctgcctcagcctcccaaagtgctgggattacaggcgtgagccaccacgcccagccaaaaacatATAATTGTTAAAATGAACTAATCATCTCTAGAAGTCTCATTCTTTCAGGTCTGCATGAGGCTCTACTGTATTTTCCCAAATGGGATGGTTAGCATATTATTTTCTAACttgccacattttaaaacaaagaataattataaatcaCAGGTTACTATTTACCCCTGCATTTATCTCTATTCCTTCTCTGCATCTTGGCACCTCCAAAAAAGTGAGGTACAGCAAGAGTTTTAAATTAGCTGTGACATAAAGTGATTATGCTGAGAAAAGGTCAAGCACATTATTTTATGATTCTACTTCAAGTTTGCCTAGAATATCGTATGACTATCACTTAGTAGAGCAAAAGTCTAGAAGtctctttaaaatcagaaaggaCAAGTCACATATTGACGTCATAAACATTCACAACTTGTAATTCCCTTTGACTTTTTCCATTTAGCTCTGGTGTTGGAAACCAAATGAAGCTGGAGCTTTCTGATGGTAACTGCTTTCCCAGTTAACAATAAATAATGTAGTCACATCGAGGGGCAACTTACCAGGCACTCTAATAACCGAGCAGGGCGGGCAATAACAATTAGAATCTTTCGAACTAGTTGTTTAATAAATGCCAATTCTCCACTTTCTGAACGATCATGAGCCTAGGAAAAAGCAATAAAGAGAGTGATGATGCAGAGTTGTTTcattaaatggaaaagaaaatcagcaaagcaGGCTAATTTGATCACTGCAAATGTTCAAAAATCAAGTGATTTAGAAAATGCTGTTAAAAGATTGATAAACAGACATTATCTGTATATAAATGGACACTATTAAACTCCTATATCTACAAAATCTTTCTATTAGCTAAATCTTAATTGCAAAACTCTGATATATTATCTGTGCTAAAAATCAAAGGGCGCTTAATGTGAACCATGAATGAAGGAGACATTAAAAGTTTATGACACATTAAGCACACGGTACAAGGAGAGTGGGAAGCTGATCAAGAACCCTGATTTTCCAGTTAAGAACATCTTAGACATAAGAAATGACTAATATAGTGAAGGACTGCTTTTATCCTGGACACTTAACACATTCTTGAAGTATATTTCACATATACAATATGATTCGcctatatattaattatattatcaCACATAAAAAGCGTACAATGCATTTTTCAAGTGTTAGCTGGATAAAGTATATACCAGTTGAGTAtcctttatccaaaatgcttgggaccacaagtttttggatttttttcaaattgtggaatatttgcatatacataatgagatatcttgaggAGGGGATCTAAGTCTCAACACAAAAATTCACTTACGTTTCATGTACACCTAATACATATAACCTGAAGGtaaatttatacaatatttttaaagaattttgtgcACTCATCACATGAGGTCAAGTAAGATAATTTCCACTTGTGTTATCATGTTGGTGCTTAAAAAGTTTCATATTCTGGAGCATTTTGGAATTTGAATGCTCAACCTATACCTGGGTATATAAACGTGAATTCAGTTTCACACATTGAATAAATAATACCTAGGCACTTAACTTagtaaaatttaacttaaaatctttaaaatttttattttatatattgccCAAGCACAATAAATATTCTGAGAGCAAAGCTGTTTGTTAATagtcatttaaattttcaataatattttcttgaaaaaaatcagataaatctATATCAAGACAGGCACAAAACAAGTTTAGAGGTTTTAATGTAAACTTCTCTGTTACGTTCACTTTTAGACTTTCTTAATCTTGGTTTTTATGATTTACTTTCCTCTAAggattaaaaaatactatttcattGTGATGCTGGTACAATATAATTTCACAGACACGGTAATAAACATTTACAGTCATTCTTGAAGGTGCTTTACCATGACAAGGACCAATCCCCTACCCACATGAAAAGAACTGGCAGAgatcaaatttataaaaaatgatcGGGGTTTCTCCACCGCGGCCCATGCGGAGGTTCCTACTATGGCTTCCAGCGGGGTCACGGTGAGCGCTGCTGGCTCGGCTAAAGAAACTCCCGAAATACCGGACAACGTGGGAGATTGGCTTCGGGGCGTCTACCGCTTTGCCACAGATAGGAATGACTTCCGGAGGAACTTGATACTAAATTTGGGACTCTTTGCTGCGGGAGTTTGGCTGGCCAGGAACTTGAGTGACATTGACCTCATGGCACCTCAGCCAGGGGTGTAGCCAAGTAGACAAATGGAATCCTGTGCTGAACCCGAATCTTCCAAAAACAGCCTACAATCTGTGACCACCACAAGATGTGCCCTGATGGCAGCTGAAGTTTGATTCAGATGGGcacttttcttccctctccctgcctAGTTTCCTTTTGTTCCTTGAGTCCACGCAGAATTCCATTCTCTGGTCAGCAGACAGGCTTAAGCTAAAGTATGGCCTCTGTTCTATAAAGTTCTGTACATAGTTCCCAAGCTTCTGCAGGGGGTGATCTTTGCTCTTGTCCTGAGAAATAACAGTGCTGttttaacaaacatttgaaataaataccgcacacacacacacaaaaaaatgatcgTACTCAGAAGTAATATGTCTGCTGAATTTAAACCATCAAACCCAAAGTCATTTTCCAAAACACAGGCACAAAAACCATATACCGGCAAAAGTAAAACAGTTAGCTTttgacattaaaaggaaaaatgaccaTCGGTGAATAATCGTAGAATAGAATGTGTTCAAAGAAAACCAACTAGTAACTATAACAACAGGTCCTAGTACCCAGGAAGGATGCTAGGACATATATAACgatgcacatatatatgcatcTCAAATATTGAAACTGCCTTTACATTTTCTTCCCAATTTTTGCTTTGTgacaaaaatagatttttggAAGATCCAGTGAATGACAAAAAATATGGTTACATCTTCTTTATGGTTTATCCTCAACCAAACTAAACAGAAAACTTTAAAGATgaagcaaaaaaaccaaaaaacaaaaaaccaaaacacctaACTTCTTAGTTAACACTTTGGGCAGGATACAGAGCTTTCTTCTTACtataataatttttgctttataaattcaggaatataaagaaaatccGAAAAGCCTAAATACATTTTGGGTTGTCTCTTCAAAgagaaatgagaattttttatcttaataaacttaaaaaaagtcagtttagattaaataaattcaatttcaAAAATCATAATCAGTTCATTCTAACTTCTTAGTTCTAAGAATTATCAGTCATAGCCAAGGATAAAACATATAATTTACATTAACTCAAACAGTATTTTATCTACTAACTTAAGTGGGGAGAAGGAGCCCtgtgaaaacaacacaaaataaagaCACAATTAGCCCGTGAAGAGAAATTGGTTCCTGGCTGTTACCACCAAGCTCCAAAGGGGAAACACTAACGGATACCCTGTGTCTGTATTTTAAGGGTTGGCTACTATAAAACATAACCATGACCCAGATTTGAGAGTAGGTTAGAgcttcctatgtattttattgtctttggcTAAACTTCTGTAAGTGCAAAAAAGAATGGAGACATAAAAGCATTCATCTGGAATTGTCTTAGGCCTCAGGGCTTTAAAAAGGCATTAAGCTGCTGAAACGTGGATTTTACTTGGGTTATGGAAAAGACAGACAATGAGAAAAATGGCTGGGAGATAGGCCTACAGAGCACAGAATGTCACAGTTGGGAACTGACAACTGCATCCTGGGGAAACCAAGGCAAGTTCCACAATTTGGCTCTATCTAAAAAGGGCAGGCCCCCCTGCAGTGGATTAGCTCCATGTTCTGGAAAAATACTGTAAATGTGATTAGGcaaatagtttaaatttttacaaaaggACTGAAGGAAGCCTTTATCTATAAAGCTAAACAAGAAACCATTCTTATTTATAACCAACAAGACCTTTATGCCACAAGTATACATGCTTCTCTGgccaaaaaagaaatttctttaaaaatcagcattttaaaaataatgataggaCCCATCACGTGATCTGTGAAaccctaaaattttattttaattgtcatgAAACAATCTGCTGCGTCTgtcacagaaacaaaattaagtaGGGGATTTCAGTGTAAATAGCTTTGGATAGCAATCCTACCCTTTTCAGGGCATGCCtataaaggaatgaaaaacacAGGACTAAGCTGGTAACTATGGTAATATCCTGGGACAGAATTGCAGAATTAGGAGTATCTCACAGAGGCTGACTACAGAATTCCTGTGTCTGCCTCTTCTGTTCAAAAGTGCACTATTTAGCAAAcatactttcaaaatattctcaTAAATAGTAATATGCATAGTGTTTCCAGCATTTTTTGGACTCTGATTTGATTAAAGCAACAGCAGAATTCGATTACTTGATACATCCTAATAGGCTGAATATTTTGGTATGCAGTCGtatctattttcttccttccccacttCCACGGTTTCTGAGGAACTGATAAACACCAGGCACTGAATTCAGCACCAGAGCGTTAGAGATGACTCCTGTTCCTCAAAGAGCCCCCTGTCTGTTGGTAAAGTGAGACTGCAGAAGTCAGTACAACTCATTACGGCTAAATGCATTAAGACGAAGGTCACAGCAACGGGCCATGTTATGGTTTATACCTATGGGCAGAATAGAGCCAATAAAGAGTTTTAGATAGATACTCTTGCAGCTGCATAAAAGTATGAATTTGAAGAGTTAAGACTGGAGGGAGGCAGATTGGTGAGGATGAGGATTTGAGCTGGATGAGGGTCTGAGCCAGGTAGTGATtatagaacaggaaagaagggttgtagaaatatttaggaaataaacTATGAGGTCTAATGGGTTGCTTGacgaagggagagagggagtctAGTATTCTCAGAGTTCCAGCAGTTGACTGGGTAGATGGCAGTGCCAATGACAGATGAAAAGAATGTGGGAGAAGCATGTGTGATTGAGGAAATGCTGTCTAGTTTTCCATAGGTTGGGACTGCTGCTTCAGTGGGCTGTCCAGGTAGAAAGAGATTCAGCAGGCAGGTGGATCCATGATTCTGAAATGTGAAAGATGACTACTGGTCTGAGATAAGGATTTGAAGCCATTAGAGTCTACAGGTCTTTAATCCAAGACAGCCAACAAGATGACtaggagagaaggaggagtaGACTAAGGATGTGATTGTGGGAAAACTTATAGAAAACAGGTGTTGGAAGAGAAACCCCTggaagaggcagagaagaaaCGGTCAGaggtgtctcaaaaataataaattaaaaggaagacagagaaaaggagGGTTTTAACACTGCTGAATGCAGTAATATTCCAGTAAAATGTCCAGTGGATATGACAATAAGGAGGATGTCAGTGAGTTGAGGGGTATCAGAAGCcattcactcaaaaaatattaaagtccTTCTATGTGTCACACACCATCCTAGGTGAACAAAGCAAATAATATCCCTGCCCACAGAGACTTTATACTCTAGTGTAGAGCAGTCAAAGGGCAGCCTGTGGACTGGGACCAGTCCATGACTGTTACCTGTGCGTGATGAGATATCTAAGTACAATTTTAAGCGTAAGCATGTGGCAACTCTTACAGCAATTTTATATTGTAATGTAACTCATTTAGCAATTTTACATTGCCAGGAAACTCAAGTATATGATCATTTTCCtgtaaaattcattttccttttagtttACGGGAGAGAACAGGTCCAAGCCAAGTaagaaattaacagaaaaaccccaaaaacaatgTGTTCACCCCTAAGGATAGTCTGAAAGGGACTGCTTCAGTGGACTGCAGTCAGTTGCAATGTGAGAAATTGGGAAAGAGTATAGAAGGCCTAGATGGCAAAGGGGAGAAAAGCAGCAGCTGCCAGCCAGAGAAGGATCTTATCTGGCCAGCTAAATTCTGCAGGGGCAAGGACAGTTAGAGTTCTCAAAAATTAGGATGCTaatattttccttcagttttctgcaattatttacatattcatGTTTTAGAGAAAAGTGTCTATTAATTATGTTTACACAGGCATAATTTGTGCCTTGTGAGATACAGAAACacaatatatacaaacacataggCTAAATAGGTTTCATTGTAGGCTGTGGCTGGTCAATTTCAGTCAGAAGAGCAATATTATACATGCATTCCATTCCCCCATACAGACTGTCTTCCTGTCCTGGGTGTTATCAGGTGCTAGGCATGCAAGTGTTAGGCCTAGACAGGACCTGTGTTTATCTGTCATTTTGGAAACTGGATATTTTGTTAGAAAAAGAACTGACACTAATGAAAATATAAGTTGCCATTTACTACCCAGCACCACGTGCAGGTTAATTAATAGAACACACAGCCTGGAAGAAGCCAGCAATTTTCCATTTAGCTTTTTCAGATATTAGAACTAGATAGCATCATCAAATAACACACATACGCTCAGGCAATTTATAACTTTATGGTTAAAGGGGGAAGAAATCACTGCTTCAAAATCCTTCACAATCCACTTATCCTAGAGTCATAGATTGTTGGGTACCAAGGTTCCTGTAAAGgttattacattaattttctaTTACTATAAATGATGACCAGAATCAATTTATAGCAAGTAGCAATCAggtgagtttatttttttttcttccttcttctttgctTCTCTGGAATGTGAACTCCATTTCATGGTTATAACttgtaagcaaaaaaaaaaaaaagaattttttttcagggaaaagCAAAATGAATCAGAAAACTATACGGTGCATGGTTCTTACCTCCTGTAGCAACTTATCTAATTTGTGCTGTAATTCAAGGAAGTATCGTGAGGTGATGAGGCCCTGGTGGGATTTATCCAAGCAATCTCGAGCCAGTTCAATAATCTGGTGGTGAGTGAAACTAAGCACTCCATCTGCTAGGGGTAGAACGTTGTCAGGAGAGTAGCTGGTGATAATTTCCTTTA
Coding sequences:
- the LOC126957060 gene encoding mitochondrial import receptor subunit TOM6 homolog, translated to MASSGVTVSAAGSAKETPEIPDNVGDWLRGVYRFATDRNDFRRNLILNLGLFAAGVWLARNLSDIDLMAPQPGV